One Falco biarmicus isolate bFalBia1 chromosome 13, bFalBia1.pri, whole genome shotgun sequence genomic region harbors:
- the STRIT1 gene encoding sarcoplasmic/endoplasmic reticulum calcium ATPase regulator DWORF: MAEPAQVPLSHLVVPILLAVGWIVGCALMVYIVFS, encoded by the coding sequence cccAAGTCCCACTTTCACATCTTGTTGTACCTATACTCCTTGCCGTTGGCTGGATAGTGGGTTGTGCACTGATGGTTTACATTGTCTTCTCTTGA